The proteins below are encoded in one region of Elgaria multicarinata webbii isolate HBS135686 ecotype San Diego chromosome 8, rElgMul1.1.pri, whole genome shotgun sequence:
- the ACTR1A gene encoding alpha-centractin, whose product MESYDVIANQPVVIDNGSGMIKAGFAGDQIPKYCFPNYVGRPKHVRVMAGALEGDIFIGPKAEEHRGLLSIRYPMEHGIVKDWNDMERIWQYVYSKDQLQTFSEEHPVLLTEAPLNPRKNRERAAEVFFETFNVPALFISMQAVLSLYATGRTTGVVLDSGDGVTHAVPIYEGFAMPHSIMRIDIAGRDVSRFLRLYLRKEGYDFHTSSEFEIVKTIKERACYLSINPQKDETLETEKAQYYLPDGSTIEIGPARFRAPELLFRPDLIGEECEGLHEVLVFAIQKSDMDLRRTLFSNIVLSGGSTLFKGFGDRLLSEVKKLAPKDVKIRISAPQERLYSTWIGGSILASLDTFKKMWVSKKEYEEDSSRAIHRKTF is encoded by the exons ATGGAGTCCTACGATGTGATCGCGAACCAGCCGGTGGTGATTGATAAC GGTTCTGGCATGATTAAAGCTGGCTTTGCAGGTGATCAAATACCCAAGTACTGTTTTCCAAACTA TGTGGGCAGACCGAAGCACGTTCGCGTTATGGCTGGAGCTTTGGAGGGTGACATTTTCATTGGACCAAAAGCAGAG GAGCACAGAGGCCTTCTTTCCATTCGCTACCCTATGGAACATGGCATAGTGAAGGACTGGAATGACATGGAGCGCATCTGGCAGTATGTGTACTCAAAAGACCAGCTCCAGACCTTCTCTGAAGAG CATCCTGTGCTCTTGACAGAGGCTCCTCTGAATCCACGTAAGAACCGTGAGCGAGCAGCTGAAGTTTTCTTTGAGACCTTTAATGTGCCAGCCCTGTTCATCTCCATGCAAGCAGTGCTTAGCCT TTATGCAACAGGGCGAACTACAGGAGTGGTGTTGGACTCTGGGGATGGAGTCACCCATGCAGTGCCTATATACGAAGGCTTTGCCATGCCCCACTCCATTATGCGGATTGACATCGCTGGCCGGGATGTCTCTCGGTTCCTTCGTCTCTATCTCCGGAAGGAAGGTTATGACTTCCATACGTCGTCTGAGTTTGAGATCGTCAAAACCATAAAGGAG CGAGCTTGCTACTTGTCAATAAACCCACAAAAAGATGAAACACTAGAAACTGAAAAAGCTCAGTACTACCTTCCTGATGGAAGCACCATTGAG ATTGGCCCTGCTCGCTTCCGGGCCCCTGAGTTGCTGTTCCGGCCAGACCTGATTGGAGAGGAGTGTGAGGGGCTACACGAAGTGCTGGTATTTGCAATCCAGAagtctgatatggacttgagacGAACGCTTTTCTCCAACATTGTGCTCTCTGGAGGATCAACGCTCTTCAAAG GTTTTGGCGATAGGCTTCTGAGTGAAGTGAAGAAACTGGCCCCCAAGGATGTCAAAATCAGG ATATCTGCTCCTCAGGAGAGATTATATTCCACATGGATTGG AGGCTCTATCCTAGCTTCGCTGGACACATTTAAGAAAATGTGGGTTTCCAAGAAAGAATATGAGGAAGACAGTTCCCGGGCAATCCACCGAAAAACCTTCTAG